From Aminivibrio sp., the proteins below share one genomic window:
- a CDS encoding DVU_1553 family AMP-dependent CoA ligase: protein MTPFPFDGRTARKTGGRTDRESLDEYRLSALRAAVDHARRNSPFYRNRLASFPEGFPRSLEEYRDLPFTAPGDISGNPMAFPAVPQDEIARIVTARSSGTTGTPKRVFFTERDLAKTRSIFAEGMTVLVPRGSRVLILLPGERPGSVGNLLIRGLAPEMEGVLCSCPDAGGTLDIIARLRPDCLVALPSQALRLARHPLSPLGKCLSSVLLCSDYASDSLASAVEKAWGCTAFRHYGLTETGYGGALSCGHGPGMHVMEDGFFFEIVSPGTGAPLQGEEEGEIVCTPLHAEGTALLRYRTGDRGRYLHGDCSCGSFLRRIIVRGRYGNGLDLPGGFVPLADLDEALFSLPWLGGYEVRMRGLSPVFLLEVPVLPEGTTSLPENLERAAGEKLRSLPCLGRLPPGTEFRLIPPQNVDMAPAKRLVLPESLPLRTG from the coding sequence GTGACTCCTTTCCCCTTCGACGGCCGAACCGCCCGGAAGACGGGAGGAAGGACGGACCGCGAATCCCTGGACGAATACCGCCTCTCGGCGCTCCGGGCGGCCGTGGATCATGCCCGGCGGAACAGTCCCTTCTACCGGAACCGGCTTGCTTCCTTCCCGGAAGGATTCCCCCGTTCTCTGGAGGAATACCGGGACCTCCCCTTCACTGCCCCTGGGGACATTTCCGGAAATCCCATGGCCTTCCCGGCGGTTCCCCAGGACGAGATCGCCCGCATAGTGACCGCCCGCAGCTCCGGCACCACGGGGACGCCGAAGCGGGTATTCTTCACGGAACGGGACCTGGCCAAGACCCGGAGCATCTTCGCGGAAGGCATGACAGTCCTTGTGCCCAGAGGGAGCAGGGTGCTCATCCTTCTTCCCGGAGAGCGCCCCGGGAGCGTGGGGAACCTGCTCATCCGGGGACTCGCCCCTGAAATGGAGGGGGTGCTCTGCTCCTGCCCCGACGCAGGCGGCACCCTTGATATCATTGCCCGGCTGAGGCCGGACTGCCTCGTGGCCCTTCCTTCCCAGGCACTCAGGCTGGCGAGGCACCCTCTGTCGCCTCTTGGAAAGTGCCTGTCGTCGGTCCTGCTCTGCTCCGATTATGCCTCCGACAGCCTCGCATCGGCGGTGGAGAAGGCCTGGGGATGCACCGCCTTCCGGCACTACGGCCTCACCGAGACGGGATACGGCGGCGCCCTCTCGTGCGGCCACGGGCCGGGAATGCACGTCATGGAGGACGGCTTCTTCTTCGAGATCGTCTCCCCCGGTACGGGGGCTCCTCTTCAGGGCGAAGAAGAAGGGGAAATAGTCTGCACACCCCTCCACGCGGAAGGAACCGCCCTCCTGAGGTACCGCACCGGCGACCGGGGGCGGTACCTCCACGGAGACTGCTCCTGCGGCTCCTTCCTCCGCAGAATCATCGTCAGGGGCAGGTACGGGAACGGTCTTGACCTTCCCGGCGGTTTTGTCCCACTGGCGGACCTGGATGAAGCCCTGTTCTCCCTCCCGTGGCTCGGCGGGTACGAGGTCAGGATGAGAGGTCTTTCCCCTGTTTTTCTGCTCGAGGTTCCCGTCCTGCCGGAGGGAACGACGTCGCTTCCTGAAAACCTGGAGCGGGCTGCCGGAGAAAAACTCCGGTCCCTCCCCTGTCTGGGGAGACTTCCTCCGGGGACTGAATTTCGCCTCATCCCCCCGCAGAATGTCGATATGGCCCCGGCAAAGCGCCTGGTCCTTCCGGAAAGTCTTCCGCTCAGGACCGGGTGA
- a CDS encoding DVU_1555 family C-GCAxxG-C-C protein, whose translation MEPFEMDDFQMRLASLSAEGYHCSQILLLLALERTGRENPDLLRALGGISKGVAEGSETCGALLGGACLLGFYAGKGRRGEGEHPQFRAMLMDLTEWFRAEAGLPGGSVRCADILEAFGKPRCPMLVRSVWMKAMNILEENGIDSLEGRPLPE comes from the coding sequence ATGGAACCCTTCGAAATGGACGATTTTCAGATGCGGCTGGCCTCCCTGTCGGCGGAGGGGTACCACTGCAGCCAGATACTGCTCCTCCTGGCCCTGGAGAGGACGGGAAGAGAGAACCCGGACCTTCTCCGTGCCCTGGGAGGCATTTCAAAGGGGGTGGCCGAAGGGAGCGAGACCTGCGGCGCCCTCCTCGGAGGGGCTTGCCTGCTCGGTTTCTACGCCGGGAAGGGGCGGCGGGGAGAAGGGGAGCACCCCCAGTTCCGTGCCATGCTCATGGATCTCACGGAATGGTTCCGTGCGGAGGCAGGCCTTCCCGGGGGAAGTGTCCGGTGCGCGGATATCCTGGAAGCCTTCGGAAAACCCCGGTGCCCCATGCTCGTCCGGTCGGTGTGGATGAAGGCGATGAACATCCTTGAAGAAAACGGGATCGACAGCCTTGAAGGGAGACCCTTGCCCGAGTGA
- a CDS encoding Fur family transcriptional regulator, which produces MKDPGDLLRERGIRPTELRKAVLRVLFEAGSPLSWKDTFTRFTEKRVNKVSLYRTLSLLEEKGLIHKILGTDGAWHYCAHLPEGNRCPGNHPHFLCLACGRMICLDDQPLPTVWVPEGCVVEGKQLLAYGRCPSCSVTQPHG; this is translated from the coding sequence ATGAAAGATCCGGGAGACCTTCTCAGGGAAAGGGGAATACGTCCCACGGAACTCCGGAAAGCCGTGCTTCGCGTTCTTTTCGAAGCCGGAAGTCCCCTTTCGTGGAAAGATACGTTCACCCGCTTCACGGAGAAGCGGGTGAATAAGGTGTCGCTGTACAGAACCCTGTCGCTGCTCGAGGAGAAGGGGCTGATCCACAAGATCCTCGGCACCGACGGGGCATGGCACTACTGCGCCCACCTCCCCGAAGGGAACAGATGCCCGGGAAACCACCCCCACTTTCTCTGCCTGGCCTGCGGCCGGATGATCTGCCTGGACGACCAGCCTCTTCCCACGGTATGGGTTCCCGAAGGATGCGTCGTGGAGGGGAAGCAGCTCCTCGCCTACGGGCGCTGCCCCTCCTGTTCGGTAACGCAGCCGCATGGGTGA
- a CDS encoding DVU_1557 family redox protein — protein sequence MNELIKSFEKYGEYRCASCGCALELKKTDITYLGSVFAIELPACPSCGMLFVPEELATGKMLEVEKILEDK from the coding sequence ATGAATGAGCTGATCAAGTCCTTTGAAAAGTACGGAGAGTACCGGTGCGCCTCCTGCGGGTGCGCTCTCGAGCTGAAGAAAACGGACATTACCTATTTGGGGAGCGTCTTTGCCATTGAGCTTCCGGCGTGTCCGTCCTGCGGCATGCTCTTCGTCCCCGAGGAACTCGCCACGGGCAAGATGCTCGAGGTGGAAAAAATACTGGAGGACAAGTGA
- a CDS encoding 2-dehydropantoate 2-reductase, protein MKIVFVGLGGVGGYYGGKAARAFEGGEEHQVMFLARGEHLRAIKDKGLKVLAQDEEFFARPFLATDDPAEIGTADLVVFAVKGYDLRAAARTAVPLVGPDTAVLPLLNGVTSPEVLSEALPPCRMLNGCVYISARIEGPGVVRQTGGSRKLLFGPVSGARKQFLPVEEMLRKAGIDAALVEDVNEAVWTKFIFMAPFAGVTSLFGRTFGEVLAGQDSQPMLEGMMREIQSLAVLKGVSLPPDIVELSLAKGVAFPPDTKSSMQLDCEKGRRTEIETLLGFVVKEGERLGGDVHLTRGVYDALRMRADHPCGCVTEQEGQRP, encoded by the coding sequence ATGAAGATTGTATTTGTCGGGCTCGGCGGCGTGGGCGGGTATTACGGCGGCAAGGCGGCCCGGGCATTCGAGGGCGGTGAAGAGCACCAGGTGATGTTTCTCGCCAGGGGAGAGCACCTCCGGGCGATCAAGGACAAGGGGCTGAAGGTGCTGGCCCAGGACGAGGAGTTCTTCGCACGTCCCTTTCTGGCCACCGACGATCCTGCGGAAATAGGGACGGCCGACCTCGTGGTCTTTGCGGTCAAGGGGTACGATCTCCGGGCGGCCGCCCGGACGGCTGTTCCCCTGGTAGGGCCGGATACGGCGGTTCTTCCCCTGCTGAACGGGGTGACCAGCCCTGAAGTGCTGTCGGAAGCCCTGCCGCCGTGCCGGATGCTCAACGGCTGCGTCTACATCTCCGCCCGGATCGAGGGGCCCGGGGTTGTCCGCCAGACCGGGGGCAGCAGGAAGCTCTTATTCGGCCCCGTGTCGGGAGCCAGAAAACAGTTCCTGCCCGTGGAGGAGATGCTCAGGAAGGCGGGAATAGACGCCGCCCTTGTGGAGGACGTGAACGAGGCCGTCTGGACGAAGTTCATCTTCATGGCCCCCTTCGCCGGGGTGACGTCCCTCTTCGGAAGAACCTTCGGCGAAGTTCTCGCGGGGCAGGACAGCCAGCCCATGCTCGAGGGGATGATGAGGGAGATCCAGTCCCTTGCGGTGCTCAAGGGAGTATCCCTCCCGCCGGACATAGTGGAGCTTTCCCTTGCCAAGGGAGTGGCTTTCCCGCCGGACACGAAATCATCCATGCAGCTCGACTGTGAAAAGGGGCGCCGGACGGAGATCGAAACCTTACTGGGGTTTGTCGTCAAGGAGGGAGAGCGTCTCGGAGGAGATGTTCACCTCACCCGGGGCGTGTACGACGCCCTGCGGATGAGGGCGGATCACCCATGCGGCTGCGTTACCGAACAGGAGGGGCAGCGCCCGTAG
- a CDS encoding MliC family protein: MKAVRGILCVLLFVVCALSGPASGNQPITVTGGEPVTYVCANGDRLVARYYSLSDESLRFVKILFPDGREYTLPQVISGSGARYTDDGELLWWIKGDEARAEIRDENGEWKELCGECRVLP; this comes from the coding sequence GTGAAAGCCGTAAGGGGGATCCTGTGCGTCCTATTGTTCGTTGTTTGTGCGCTGTCCGGGCCGGCCTCAGGGAACCAGCCCATAACGGTCACCGGCGGGGAGCCGGTCACCTATGTCTGCGCAAACGGAGACCGGTTGGTGGCGCGGTACTACAGTCTGTCCGACGAGAGCCTCCGGTTCGTGAAGATTCTTTTCCCCGACGGCCGGGAGTACACCCTGCCCCAGGTGATCTCGGGCTCGGGCGCCCGGTACACCGACGACGGCGAACTGCTCTGGTGGATCAAGGGCGACGAGGCCAGGGCCGAGATCCGGGACGAAAACGGGGAATGGAAGGAGCTCTGCGGGGAGTGCAGGGTCTTGCCCTGA
- a CDS encoding TOBE domain-containing protein, whose product MKLSARNQIRGTVTAVKEGTVEAQVTIDIGGGQTMVSVITMDSLVNLGIKAGSQVYAVVKADSVMLAVD is encoded by the coding sequence ATGAAGCTGAGCGCCCGGAACCAGATACGGGGTACGGTTACCGCAGTGAAGGAAGGGACCGTGGAGGCCCAGGTGACCATCGATATCGGCGGAGGACAGACCATGGTGTCGGTGATCACCATGGACTCCCTCGTCAATCTTGGAATCAAGGCCGGATCGCAGGTCTACGCAGTAGTCAAGGCAGACAGCGTCATGCTGGCCGTGGACTGA
- a CDS encoding EFR1 family ferrodoxin (N-terminal region resembles flavodoxins. C-terminal ferrodoxin region binds two 4Fe-4S clusters.) produces MKESSVDFYFFSGTGNTLLAARAVAGRLREGGKRVRLRRMEKGFVPFQDDGTALGIAVTVAMFSTYPFAWEFLEKLPDGGGRGAFLVSTMGQTSGGLRPAMKKLFTSKHYTPLGAREFVMPSNYNNTTIPVAANREKIETMERDAALFAESLLEGRAVWEGGNILSPLFYRLSRRQWPWRLMRKKYPLTVDRGKCIKCGKCARLCPAKNIRMAEYPEFLDHCVSCQRCVAFCPPMAIGVQGKNYRQYRSVEYGDLVSENL; encoded by the coding sequence ATGAAGGAATCGTCAGTGGACTTCTACTTTTTCAGCGGAACGGGAAACACCCTGCTTGCGGCCCGGGCCGTGGCCGGAAGGCTCAGGGAAGGAGGGAAAAGGGTCCGGCTCCGCCGTATGGAAAAGGGGTTCGTTCCCTTCCAGGATGACGGCACCGCCCTCGGAATCGCCGTCACCGTGGCCATGTTTTCCACGTACCCCTTCGCTTGGGAATTCCTCGAGAAGCTCCCCGACGGCGGGGGCCGGGGCGCGTTCCTTGTCTCGACCATGGGACAAACGTCCGGCGGACTCCGCCCCGCAATGAAAAAACTCTTTACCTCGAAACACTACACCCCCCTGGGGGCACGGGAATTCGTCATGCCGTCAAACTACAACAACACGACCATCCCCGTTGCCGCAAACAGGGAAAAAATCGAAACGATGGAGAGGGACGCCGCCCTGTTTGCGGAATCTCTCCTGGAGGGAAGAGCCGTCTGGGAGGGGGGCAATATCCTCTCTCCCCTGTTCTACCGACTTTCCCGCAGGCAGTGGCCATGGAGGCTCATGAGGAAAAAGTATCCCCTCACCGTGGACAGGGGAAAGTGCATCAAGTGCGGGAAGTGCGCCAGGCTCTGCCCGGCAAAAAACATCCGCATGGCGGAGTACCCGGAATTCCTGGACCACTGCGTCTCCTGCCAGCGGTGCGTGGCTTTCTGTCCCCCGATGGCCATAGGCGTGCAGGGCAAAAACTACCGGCAGTACCGTTCGGTGGAGTACGGCGATCTTGTCTCGGAGAATCTTTGA